The proteins below are encoded in one region of Methanofollis aquaemaris:
- a CDS encoding DUF2108 domain-containing protein, with protein MIEFLTATLAAIVLAGAIATAWVRDPFSKLIALGVMIGGVIPFIVARGYLDVAIAVSLIAPIATIFVLLIAGRRDFYDA; from the coding sequence ATGATTGAGTTCCTGACCGCTACGCTGGCGGCGATCGTGCTTGCCGGTGCGATCGCGACCGCCTGGGTGCGCGACCCCTTCTCCAAACTCATCGCCCTCGGGGTGATGATCGGCGGGGTCATACCCTTCATCGTCGCACGAGGATACCTCGACGTCGCCATCGCCGTGAGTCTCATCGCCCCGATCGCGACCATCTTTGTCCTGCTCATCGCAGGGAGGAGGGACTTCTATGACGCCTGA
- a CDS encoding chemotaxis protein CheW has translation MAETIDVVKFELGGECYALDIHLAREIVEMIPITPVPRAPAHIAGLINLRGEVTTVIDLAPLLSIPDLETETTKKIIVLMPEATGGANVGVIVGDVHSVIQVSEKNVEQIDEGLGTDGFVKGIIKSGGEGAEKGVEKGELVIWLDMLRIMKDNTKY, from the coding sequence ATGGCTGAAACTATCGATGTCGTGAAGTTCGAACTGGGTGGCGAGTGCTATGCCCTGGACATCCACCTGGCAAGGGAGATCGTGGAGATGATCCCGATCACCCCGGTTCCCAGAGCCCCGGCCCATATCGCCGGGCTGATCAATCTCCGGGGTGAGGTTACAACGGTCATCGACCTCGCCCCTCTCCTCAGCATTCCTGATCTGGAAACCGAGACGACAAAGAAGATCATCGTGTTGATGCCCGAGGCAACCGGCGGGGCGAACGTCGGGGTGATCGTCGGCGATGTCCACAGCGTCATCCAGGTATCGGAGAAGAATGTCGAGCAGATCGACGAGGGCCTCGGTACCGACGGCTTTGTGAAGGGGATCATCAAGAGCGGTGGCGAAGGCGCTGAAAAGGGTGTCGAGAAGGGCGAACTCGTGATCTGGCTGGATATGCTCAGGATCATGAAGGACAACACGAAGTACTGA
- a CDS encoding efflux RND transporter permease subunit, translating into MIPQKSDDISRIEQIFNGVATGILRYPAQLALLIGVLFVVGIIGMTGVTMETGSNTYLDKSTKEGIIYDSYSERFLSDTVVLLVRCDDPLDPDLLVFLNRLEGEIREVRNVASVESFADVLMQMNGGTLPDSRAKAQTLVSRLPPDLKEKLLLSNTMTLALVTVDQGVSKDVSRSVLGNIQSVIDSESPPPGVSIEITGNTAFDEQMEDELSGSLLVLIAAAMGLMVVTLAVLFSSMSHRFIPAALVVVGMIFTFGIMGFNGIHMNIGVVAAFPVLLGLGIDYAIQFQARLDEECRLSPLPDAVRTTIVRTGPAVLIAMLATAMGFIAMFISPVPMVRSFGLVSIIGIACCYGAALVGLPVMALLVKYRPKPGGSGRAVALKNRYDSLLSGAAVKIAKNPVPVLLVAAVVAFAGITVDTSIPIDTNQDTFVPPNMPTKLSLNTVTGIVGSVQPFPLLVEGDRVDDYQAIAWIDRFGRYALDEHPELTGVTSIATLIRQYNNGVLPASQPGLAAALARIPGDERAKYLDGHTAAVIQFSTTDMEMGTQNQVKEEVMTDVGWMQPPPGIVVYPTGDYDMYTSLIANIAQSKGEMTYLGFALILAYLVVVYRRRYAVSPLFPLVAIVGWNAVGMLLLGIDYTPMTACLGSMTIGVASEYTILMMERYAEELEETGDPLVAIRDGVQKVGTAVTVSALVTACGFSALMLSDFKIIANFGITTVIAVGFSLIGAIVIMPAALALIGGGKKEVRSEAKQGDLVSSSDGI; encoded by the coding sequence ATGATCCCGCAAAAATCAGACGATATATCCAGAATAGAGCAGATCTTCAACGGGGTGGCCACGGGGATCCTCCGCTATCCTGCCCAACTCGCCCTCCTGATAGGCGTCCTCTTCGTCGTCGGCATCATCGGGATGACAGGCGTCACGATGGAGACAGGGTCGAACACCTATCTCGACAAATCGACGAAGGAGGGGATCATCTATGACAGTTACAGCGAACGCTTCCTCTCCGACACGGTGGTTCTCCTTGTGCGGTGCGACGATCCCCTCGACCCCGACCTCCTCGTCTTCCTCAACCGTCTTGAAGGAGAGATCAGGGAGGTCAGGAATGTCGCTTCTGTGGAGAGTTTTGCCGACGTGCTCATGCAGATGAACGGGGGCACACTTCCCGATTCAAGGGCTAAGGCACAGACACTTGTCTCCCGCCTCCCCCCCGACCTTAAGGAGAAACTGCTCCTGTCCAACACGATGACCCTTGCCCTCGTCACGGTGGACCAGGGGGTCTCAAAGGACGTCTCCCGCAGTGTCCTCGGCAACATCCAGTCGGTGATCGACAGCGAGTCCCCGCCGCCCGGCGTCTCGATCGAGATCACCGGGAACACCGCCTTCGACGAACAGATGGAGGATGAACTCTCCGGCTCCTTGCTGGTGCTCATCGCCGCGGCGATGGGGTTGATGGTCGTGACCCTTGCGGTGCTTTTCTCCTCGATGAGCCACCGCTTCATCCCTGCGGCTCTTGTGGTGGTCGGGATGATCTTCACCTTCGGGATCATGGGCTTCAATGGCATCCACATGAATATCGGCGTCGTAGCTGCCTTCCCGGTGCTGCTCGGCCTCGGGATCGACTATGCGATCCAGTTCCAGGCCAGACTCGACGAGGAGTGCCGCCTGTCCCCCCTCCCTGACGCGGTGAGGACGACGATCGTGCGGACCGGCCCTGCGGTGCTCATTGCGATGCTTGCGACGGCGATGGGCTTTATCGCCATGTTCATCTCGCCGGTACCGATGGTGCGGTCCTTCGGTCTGGTCAGCATCATCGGGATCGCCTGTTGTTACGGCGCGGCCCTGGTCGGTCTGCCCGTGATGGCTCTCCTCGTGAAGTATCGTCCCAAGCCCGGGGGGTCTGGTCGGGCGGTCGCCCTGAAGAACCGGTACGACAGCCTCCTCTCGGGAGCCGCGGTGAAGATCGCAAAGAACCCGGTGCCGGTGCTGCTGGTGGCGGCGGTGGTGGCCTTTGCCGGGATCACCGTCGACACCTCGATCCCGATCGATACCAACCAGGACACCTTCGTCCCGCCGAACATGCCGACCAAACTTTCCCTGAACACGGTGACCGGAATAGTGGGTTCGGTCCAGCCCTTCCCCCTCCTGGTGGAGGGTGACCGGGTGGACGACTATCAGGCGATCGCCTGGATCGATCGTTTCGGCCGGTACGCCCTTGACGAGCACCCTGAACTCACCGGCGTCACAAGCATCGCGACGCTCATCAGACAGTATAACAACGGTGTCCTCCCCGCCAGTCAACCCGGTCTCGCCGCGGCCCTCGCCCGCATCCCTGGAGATGAGAGGGCGAAGTACCTGGACGGCCATACGGCCGCGGTGATCCAGTTCTCGACCACCGATATGGAGATGGGCACCCAGAACCAGGTGAAGGAGGAGGTCATGACCGATGTCGGCTGGATGCAGCCGCCGCCCGGCATTGTAGTCTATCCGACCGGCGACTACGATATGTACACCTCTCTCATCGCCAACATCGCGCAAAGCAAGGGTGAGATGACCTACCTTGGCTTTGCCCTGATCCTGGCGTACCTTGTGGTCGTCTATAGGCGGCGGTACGCGGTCTCGCCCCTCTTTCCCCTCGTCGCCATCGTGGGCTGGAATGCCGTGGGCATGCTCCTCCTCGGGATCGACTACACCCCGATGACAGCCTGCCTGGGCTCAATGACCATCGGCGTTGCCTCGGAGTACACGATCCTGATGATGGAGAGGTATGCCGAGGAACTTGAGGAGACCGGCGACCCCCTCGTCGCCATACGCGATGGGGTCCAGAAGGTCGGGACGGCGGTCACGGTCTCGGCTCTCGTGACCGCATGCGGTTTCTCGGCCCTCATGCTCTCGGACTTCAAGATCATCGCAAACTTCGGGATCACGACGGTCATCGCCGTCGGGTTCTCCCTGATCGGGGCGATCGTCATCATGCCCGCGGCCCTTGCTCTCATCGGCGGCGGGAAGAAAGAAGTACGGTCTGAGGCAAAACAGGGCGATTTGGTCTCTTCCTCTGATGGGATCTGA
- a CDS encoding flavodoxin family protein, whose translation MNGGRALFTMAWKRALLEKREVRTSEGRYTITLEREDLSVLYPAMERYTLTLRAGKKEVAVFRTNTYEYSPTVGLDPRSVARQRARIWEERLKDEPLDFLEYLTKEQTRRLPTLPLTDVLVIQGSPRADGNCSILAGWVAEEVKISRKSVQVLLPDDMEIHPCIGCYQCYNTGACTFEDEMEGVVRALRCARLLVVCTPVYTSTVPAGLKALIDRCQALHAALNFTGRRRMEGTCGLLLGVCGRQGQENFACLAPVVEVFMENLGIVPAGEVLVDGIDRARDIRTIPGLEGWVRKAVRTALSTSCCPS comes from the coding sequence ATACCATCACCCTCGAGAGAGAAGATCTCTCGGTCCTGTATCCCGCAATGGAGCGCTACACCCTCACGCTCCGGGCCGGAAAAAAAGAGGTCGCCGTCTTCAGGACCAACACCTACGAATACTCCCCTACCGTCGGCCTCGACCCCCGCTCGGTCGCCAGGCAGCGCGCCCGAATATGGGAGGAGAGATTGAAAGACGAACCCCTCGATTTTCTCGAATATCTCACGAAAGAACAGACCCGTCGCCTGCCAACCCTCCCGCTCACCGATGTGCTCGTCATCCAGGGAAGCCCGCGGGCCGACGGGAACTGCAGCATCCTCGCCGGATGGGTCGCAGAAGAGGTTAAAATCTCCAGGAAGTCAGTGCAGGTGCTCTTGCCCGACGACATGGAGATCCATCCGTGCATCGGGTGTTACCAGTGCTACAACACCGGTGCCTGCACCTTCGAGGACGAGATGGAAGGGGTTGTCCGCGCCCTGCGGTGTGCCCGTCTCCTCGTCGTCTGTACGCCGGTCTACACCAGCACCGTCCCGGCCGGGCTCAAGGCCCTCATCGATCGCTGCCAGGCCCTGCATGCGGCGCTGAACTTCACGGGGAGGAGAAGAATGGAGGGTACTTGTGGCCTCCTCCTCGGAGTCTGCGGTCGGCAGGGCCAGGAGAACTTTGCATGTCTCGCACCGGTCGTCGAGGTCTTCATGGAGAACCTCGGGATTGTCCCGGCCGGCGAGGTGCTGGTCGACGGCATCGACCGGGCGCGAGACATCAGGACGATACCCGGTCTGGAAGGGTGGGTGCGCAAAGCGGTGCGAACCGCACTCAGTACTTCGTGTTGTCCTTCATGA
- a CDS encoding DNA-methyltransferase, producing the protein MESFITPCGKFYNEDCISGAKKHIESNSVDLIVTDPPYGINGDKLHLHYNRNEDFVVEGYVEIPESECGEFSLKWIKEAERILKPGGSIYIVSGYTNLYHILHALRQTKLEEINHIIWKYNFGVYTSKKYVSSHYHILYYEKPGGNRTFNLESRFGVKEKAPNSGSLNYQDREDVWIINREYKPGRVKNKNELPVLLLVKMIQYSSDEGDLVCDMFLGGFSTAKVAIGLNRRAIGFEISPLMFSTKIEELRDLKPGYLLSALRIPEIEKKANQGKKWIDSDKKTLIRRFNQLISSGKTKKASIDILEKELGRGRWSIEKMLKKLGVQSNGKRGRPKKKK; encoded by the coding sequence ATGGAGTCTTTCATTACACCGTGTGGCAAATTTTACAACGAAGACTGCATATCTGGAGCTAAAAAGCATATCGAATCGAATTCTGTAGATCTTATTGTCACCGATCCCCCGTATGGGATCAACGGGGATAAACTCCACCTGCACTATAACCGGAACGAGGATTTTGTGGTAGAGGGATATGTCGAAATCCCTGAATCTGAATGCGGAGAATTCAGCCTTAAATGGATAAAAGAAGCGGAACGTATTCTCAAACCGGGCGGGTCGATATATATTGTTTCAGGATATACGAATCTCTATCATATCCTTCATGCTCTTCGACAGACCAAACTTGAAGAGATCAATCATATTATTTGGAAATACAATTTTGGAGTTTATACGAGCAAAAAATATGTTTCTTCCCATTATCACATCCTCTATTACGAGAAACCCGGGGGTAACAGGACATTCAACCTGGAATCTCGATTCGGCGTTAAGGAAAAGGCCCCCAATAGTGGTTCATTGAACTATCAGGATCGTGAAGATGTCTGGATTATCAATCGTGAATACAAGCCTGGCCGGGTGAAAAATAAGAATGAATTGCCGGTCTTATTGCTCGTTAAAATGATCCAGTACAGTAGCGATGAGGGCGATCTGGTGTGCGATATGTTTCTTGGGGGCTTTTCGACCGCAAAAGTGGCCATCGGTCTGAATCGCCGGGCGATCGGTTTTGAGATTTCTCCCTTGATGTTCAGTACGAAAATCGAAGAATTGCGAGATCTAAAACCAGGATACCTTTTGTCGGCGTTAAGAATTCCAGAAATAGAAAAAAAGGCAAATCAAGGTAAAAAATGGATTGATAGCGACAAGAAAACTCTGATACGACGGTTCAATCAACTGATCTCATCTGGAAAAACAAAGAAGGCTTCGATAGATATATTGGAAAAAGAACTCGGTCGAGGTCGATGGTCCATTGAAAAGATGCTAAAAAAATTAGGCGTTCAGTCCAATGGCAAACGGGGCAGGCCGAAGAAAAAAAAGTAG
- a CDS encoding class I SAM-dependent methyltransferase codes for MEDLPDYNDLWRAAIESRQGEESDPGARWDKKAGAFDRMARADGVPVEYCMIGVRPDETVLDIGAGTGRLSVPFAREARHLTALDPSEQMLDRLRQHMAEAGLSNYTVLRERWEVAEVEGHDVVVGANVLGFADLRAALAKMDAAARRAVHLFWHAGEWREPDEMTLHRVVFGEDQWGYPDYLWVVHVLHEMRIYANVTIYGTEHTTRYASVDEAAAEWCRLHDAPDGSEATVRSHFARVLAPLEGGGYVLRRRWRMAMIWWEKGTGWAT; via the coding sequence ATGGAAGACCTCCCTGACTACAACGACCTCTGGCGGGCGGCGATCGAGTCGCGGCAGGGCGAGGAGAGCGACCCGGGTGCCCGGTGGGACAAAAAGGCCGGGGCCTTTGATAGGATGGCCCGCGCCGATGGTGTGCCGGTCGAGTACTGCATGATCGGCGTCAGGCCGGATGAGACGGTCCTGGACATCGGCGCCGGGACCGGGCGGCTCTCGGTTCCGTTCGCACGGGAAGCGCGCCATCTCACCGCCCTCGATCCCTCCGAGCAGATGCTCGACCGACTCCGGCAGCATATGGCCGAGGCCGGGCTCTCCAACTACACAGTCCTCAGGGAGCGGTGGGAGGTGGCGGAGGTCGAGGGCCATGATGTGGTGGTGGGCGCAAATGTCCTGGGCTTTGCCGACCTCCGTGCGGCCCTTGCAAAGATGGACGCCGCCGCACGCCGGGCTGTCCACCTCTTCTGGCACGCGGGGGAGTGGCGCGAGCCGGACGAGATGACCCTGCACAGAGTCGTCTTCGGGGAGGATCAGTGGGGATACCCGGACTATCTCTGGGTGGTGCATGTCCTCCACGAGATGAGGATCTATGCCAATGTCACCATCTACGGGACCGAGCACACCACCAGGTACGCCTCGGTCGATGAGGCGGCGGCTGAGTGGTGCCGCCTCCATGATGCGCCTGACGGAAGCGAAGCGACCGTGCGGTCGCACTTTGCGCGGGTGCTCGCCCCGCTGGAGGGCGGCGGGTACGTGCTCAGGCGGAGGTGGAGGATGGCGATGATCTGGTGGGAGAAGGGGACGGGATGGGCGACCTGA
- a CDS encoding AI-2E family transporter: MYISMTPHLSPLDRPTMVLVFAIFLAAAVAFWNLLWVVVLALSLAVVVMPLQRYLVERSVPEGFSALVVTVIVFLVLTGAVGFTVAVLAQNADFLVEIMQGITGWIGAAGVDPAAGIGPESEVAAWFDERFASFADAAAGIATQVPNLFLDFIVFFLGLYMFVFRGAAVAAELTAALPSRLRVAVERMTTASIDTLYAIYVVHVATSVITFILAIPFFWILGYDHVIFFAVMAGIFQLIPIIGPSVIMLIVGAFALSQGDLRGAALAALIGYPVVCALPDIYFRPLMMGRRARIHPVIMWIGFFGGLVVMGLVGFVLGPLFVVLAITAYHILVEELEGAKETAGA, encoded by the coding sequence ATGTACATCTCTATGACGCCACACCTCTCCCCCCTCGACCGTCCGACGATGGTATTGGTCTTTGCTATTTTCCTCGCAGCGGCCGTCGCCTTCTGGAATCTCCTATGGGTGGTCGTCCTCGCCCTTTCCCTGGCGGTGGTCGTGATGCCTCTCCAGCGCTATCTGGTCGAGAGGTCGGTCCCCGAGGGGTTTTCGGCTCTGGTCGTGACAGTCATCGTCTTTCTGGTGCTGACCGGTGCGGTTGGGTTTACGGTGGCGGTCCTCGCGCAGAACGCCGACTTCCTCGTTGAGATCATGCAGGGGATCACAGGCTGGATCGGTGCGGCCGGTGTCGACCCCGCGGCCGGGATCGGGCCGGAGAGTGAGGTCGCTGCCTGGTTTGATGAGCGGTTCGCTTCATTCGCTGATGCCGCTGCCGGTATCGCCACCCAGGTGCCGAACCTGTTCCTGGACTTCATCGTCTTCTTCCTGGGCCTCTATATGTTCGTTTTCCGGGGCGCCGCCGTCGCCGCCGAACTGACGGCCGCCCTCCCATCACGTCTGCGGGTGGCGGTGGAGCGGATGACCACGGCCTCGATCGACACCCTCTATGCGATATATGTCGTGCATGTGGCGACGTCGGTGATCACGTTCATCCTGGCCATCCCCTTCTTCTGGATCCTTGGCTATGACCATGTCATCTTCTTTGCAGTGATGGCCGGGATCTTCCAGCTCATCCCGATCATCGGCCCTTCGGTGATCATGCTCATCGTCGGGGCTTTCGCCCTCTCCCAGGGCGACCTCAGGGGCGCGGCCCTCGCCGCCCTCATCGGCTACCCGGTCGTCTGCGCTCTTCCCGACATCTACTTCCGCCCGCTCATGATGGGGCGGCGGGCGCGTATCCACCCGGTGATCATGTGGATCGGGTTCTTCGGCGGCCTGGTGGTGATGGGTCTGGTCGGGTTCGTCCTGGGGCCGCTCTTTGTGGTGCTCGCGATCACGGCGTACCATATTCTGGTGGAGGAACTGGAGGGCGCGAAGGAGACGGCGGGCGCCTGA
- a CDS encoding DUF2109 domain-containing protein, which translates to MAELIALYICGVVALFAAARTLIEPDPYRKLPYLNVLNFAIAGLIVLVLDHPLSLVAAAAYFVGSTLEANAIASARAGVTGDD; encoded by the coding sequence GTGGCGGAGTTGATCGCCCTGTACATCTGTGGAGTGGTCGCCCTCTTCGCGGCCGCCCGGACGCTCATCGAGCCCGACCCGTACAGAAAACTCCCCTACCTCAACGTGCTCAACTTCGCGATCGCCGGACTCATCGTGCTGGTTCTCGACCACCCGCTCTCTCTCGTCGCGGCCGCCGCCTACTTTGTCGGCTCGACCCTGGAGGCCAACGCGATCGCCTCGGCCCGTGCGGGGGTGACCGGTGATGATTGA
- a CDS encoding phosphate-starvation-inducible PsiE family protein, which produces MLKALDTYQKGIYYILIGLLAIIIGFSVIELAILTIQGLFYQSALRLENHEIIGVFGLFLLVLIGLELMETIRAYVEDHRVHVEVIMLVAIIAVARKIIILESEEANEFSLIGIGFVIIALACGYYLIKKARNTDKETITEPCLQK; this is translated from the coding sequence ATGCTCAAAGCGCTGGACACCTATCAGAAAGGCATATACTATATCCTCATCGGCCTCCTCGCCATCATCATCGGTTTTTCCGTGATCGAATTGGCGATCCTGACCATTCAGGGCCTGTTCTACCAATCGGCCCTGCGGCTTGAGAACCATGAGATCATCGGAGTCTTCGGGCTTTTCCTCCTTGTCCTCATCGGCCTCGAACTCATGGAGACGATCCGGGCATATGTCGAAGATCACAGGGTCCATGTCGAGGTGATCATGCTTGTTGCGATCATCGCCGTGGCGAGGAAGATCATCATCCTCGAGTCAGAGGAGGCAAACGAGTTCTCCCTCATCGGTATCGGGTTCGTCATCATCGCCCTCGCATGTGGTTACTATCTGATCAAGAAGGCGAGGAACACCGATAAGGAAACCATAACCGAACCCTGCCTCCAGAAGTGA
- a CDS encoding DUF2106 family protein produces MRIYELVHKISEILSDYEQLVSVFAAIVVLVAVIGIFTLPELAYYDDQLYPKSIDRTSPLDPYDRGGEPFGNTTVVAQYPENSPYLGYVTAYLTPLTRALATLTLYTGTTIVSHPGGIIDEILYNTRGLDTVVETTILFVAFAIASFVFRRGRN; encoded by the coding sequence ATGAGGATCTACGAACTCGTGCACAAGATCTCTGAGATCCTCTCAGACTACGAGCAACTGGTCAGCGTCTTTGCGGCCATCGTCGTGCTTGTCGCGGTCATCGGGATCTTCACCCTCCCCGAACTCGCCTATTACGACGACCAACTCTACCCCAAGAGCATCGACCGCACCAGCCCCCTCGATCCCTACGATCGGGGCGGCGAACCCTTCGGGAACACCACCGTCGTGGCACAGTACCCGGAGAACTCGCCGTACCTCGGCTATGTCACTGCCTACCTCACGCCCCTGACGCGGGCTCTGGCGACGCTCACACTCTACACCGGGACGACGATCGTCTCCCATCCGGGCGGGATCATCGACGAGATCCTGTACAACACCAGAGGCCTGGACACCGTCGTCGAGACGACCATCCTCTTCGTGGCCTTTGCGATCGCCAGTTTCGTCTTCAGGAGGGGACGTAATTGA
- a CDS encoding EhaE family protein, whose translation MTPEFYLGLAVLVIGTLAAARPRPHTYLSRMISLEIPAWGLLLIMLAYDETLALLTFIAVTAISTFVLVRVIERRGEP comes from the coding sequence ATGACGCCTGAGTTCTACCTCGGCCTCGCCGTGCTCGTCATCGGGACCCTCGCCGCCGCGAGACCGCGGCCGCACACCTACCTCTCCCGGATGATCAGCCTGGAGATCCCGGCCTGGGGGCTGCTGCTCATCATGCTCGCCTACGACGAGACCCTGGCCCTCCTCACCTTCATCGCGGTGACGGCCATCTCCACCTTCGTGCTGGTGCGGGTGATCGAGCGGAGGGGTGAACCATGA
- a CDS encoding methyl-accepting chemotaxis protein has translation MEITEITDTISRALNGDFSKTLDEEQCDAELGPIVTAVNQLIGKLQKKEEESKELSLNLKNYQMTISENPVPMLFLDADCNVTDDNPAFEKFSGMTHDEVVGIHVEDFKILEQEGDGLSDTLRKKTRGCSRTVVEYPVGVKRAHEYSIPFFGEDGKIENILLVIEDTTAADEEQARAEKLAGDAETKARWYQEILDTIPYPISVTDMAMNWTAMNKAFAESFGLDRDHQRGRHCSATNGPLCHNENCGVKQLQRSGKDSINTFFDVGEENFKLEVAYLKNEEGQRIGHIEIVQDITVIKEQEKQAQENAQRLEASAEELETALGAMAKRDLTVALELREDDPLRNLKKDFLDTRTAINDLMSDITRAIQDVNTNTDETSKSSEEIAKAIEQVAIKSQKASDDSKKQLDNFEDAARAMSDLSASVEEIASTCQEVLQNTEKGAEVGEQARNLGQEATGKMQAVVTIAQRAVDEIGKLNSQMQEIDKIVKLITDISNQTNLLALNAAIEAARAGEHGRGFAVVAGEVRNLAGESKKATSNIEGLITTIQGQTEMTARDMEGVYAEINEGIASVDKTLEALNHLVMMSREVKENVTEIARATEDQASNTNRVTEKVAETRGMTQESMRGIEDMAALTEEVSASAQEVGSGAHEVAEMVGHLSEKVGGFKLA, from the coding sequence GTGGAGATTACAGAGATTACTGATACTATATCCAGGGCACTGAACGGGGATTTTTCAAAGACCCTTGATGAAGAGCAGTGTGATGCAGAACTCGGACCTATCGTCACAGCAGTGAACCAGCTGATCGGGAAACTTCAGAAGAAGGAAGAAGAGAGCAAAGAACTCTCCTTAAATCTGAAAAACTACCAGATGACGATTAGCGAGAACCCGGTGCCCATGCTCTTCCTGGATGCCGATTGCAATGTCACCGATGACAACCCCGCCTTCGAGAAGTTCAGCGGGATGACTCATGACGAGGTCGTCGGGATACATGTCGAGGACTTCAAGATTCTTGAGCAAGAAGGGGACGGGCTCAGCGACACGCTCCGGAAAAAGACGCGTGGTTGCTCCAGGACCGTGGTCGAATACCCGGTCGGGGTGAAGCGCGCCCATGAGTACAGCATCCCATTCTTCGGTGAGGACGGGAAGATCGAGAATATCCTCCTCGTCATCGAAGACACCACCGCGGCGGATGAAGAGCAGGCGCGGGCTGAAAAACTTGCCGGGGACGCGGAAACGAAGGCCCGGTGGTATCAAGAGATCCTGGACACCATCCCGTACCCGATCAGTGTCACCGATATGGCAATGAACTGGACCGCGATGAACAAAGCTTTCGCAGAATCTTTCGGCCTTGATCGCGATCATCAGAGGGGTCGGCACTGCAGCGCCACCAATGGTCCGCTCTGCCACAACGAAAACTGTGGTGTCAAACAACTCCAGAGAAGCGGTAAAGACTCGATAAACACCTTTTTTGACGTCGGCGAGGAGAACTTCAAACTTGAAGTCGCCTACCTGAAAAATGAAGAAGGTCAGCGGATCGGGCACATTGAGATCGTCCAGGATATTACCGTCATCAAGGAACAGGAGAAGCAGGCCCAAGAGAATGCACAGCGGCTTGAAGCGAGTGCAGAAGAACTGGAAACCGCTCTCGGTGCCATGGCAAAGAGAGATCTCACGGTCGCCCTTGAACTTCGCGAGGACGATCCCCTCAGGAACCTGAAGAAAGACTTCCTCGACACCAGGACTGCCATAAACGATCTGATGAGCGATATCACCAGAGCCATCCAGGACGTGAACACCAACACCGACGAGACGAGCAAGAGTTCAGAGGAGATCGCGAAGGCCATCGAGCAGGTCGCGATAAAGAGCCAGAAGGCATCTGACGACTCCAAGAAACAACTCGACAACTTCGAGGACGCCGCACGCGCGATGTCCGACCTCTCCGCATCGGTCGAGGAGATCGCCAGCACCTGCCAGGAAGTGCTCCAGAACACTGAGAAGGGTGCCGAAGTCGGCGAACAGGCCAGGAACCTCGGCCAGGAAGCGACCGGAAAGATGCAGGCCGTTGTGACCATTGCCCAGCGGGCTGTGGACGAGATTGGCAAACTCAACTCCCAGATGCAGGAGATCGACAAGATCGTCAAGTTGATCACCGACATCTCCAACCAGACCAACCTGCTCGCGCTCAACGCTGCGATCGAGGCGGCCAGAGCCGGTGAGCACGGTCGCGGCTTTGCGGTCGTCGCAGGCGAGGTCAGAAACCTTGCCGGCGAGTCGAAGAAGGCGACCAGCAACATTGAGGGACTGATCACCACCATCCAGGGCCAGACCGAGATGACAGCCAGGGACATGGAGGGAGTCTACGCCGAGATCAACGAGGGGATCGCAAGTGTCGACAAGACCCTCGAAGCCCTCAACCACCTGGTCATGATGTCCCGGGAAGTCAAGGAGAACGTGACCGAGATCGCCAGAGCCACCGAGGACCAGGCAAGCAACACCAACCGCGTCACCGAGAAGGTGGCCGAGACCAGGGGCATGACCCAGGAGAGCATGCGCGGCATCGAAGACATGGCCGCCCTCACCGAAGAAGTGTCGGCCTCGGCCCAGGAGGTCGGGAGCGGCGCCCATGAAGTTGCAGAGATGGTCGGCCACCTCAGTGAGAAGGTGGGCGGCTTCAAACTTGCGTGA